TACTAGGACTAAGTACAAATAACCTAGAACAAATCAAAATCGCAAATAACTTACCTATCGATTATATAGGTGTTGGTAGTATTTTTCCCACAAGAAATAAACCGAATATTGAAACCATCTGGGGTATAAACAACTTAAAAGAAGCTTACAAAATCTCAAAACATCCAATTGTTGCCATTGGCGGAATAAATAATACAAATGCTAAAAATGTTCTGCAAACAGGAGTTTATGGAATTGCTGCTATAGAAGCTTTTCATAATCAAAACAGCAAAGAAAATTACCAAAACTTAAGGAGAATTGTTGATGAAAGAAAATATGCTTAAAGAAATTCAAAAGGCTCTTTACTCATTAAGAGAGAAAAAACCTGTAGTGCTTAATCTTACTAATTTTGTAACTATGGATTTTGTTGCAAATAGTTTATTAGCTGTTGGTGCTGCTCCTATCATGAGTCAATATGAAGAGGAGCTTGATGAGCTAGTATCTATATCTTCAGCCATATATATAAATATTGGGACATTAGACAACAATTTTCTAAATAGAATTACACAAGCTATAAATTCTGCAGATAGATATAAGAAACCAATAATTCTTGATCCTGTTGGTTCCGGAGCTACTCAAATTAGAACTACTTCTGCTAAAAAAATAGCAAACCATGCATCTATTATACGAGGTAATGCTAGTGAAATTATATCCCTTACTGATTCACTCTTGTTCTCAAAAGGTGTTGAAACAGCTAATACCATAAATGATGCAAAACCAGCTGCTATAAAGTTAGCTAATACCTATAAATCAGTTATAGCTATAAGTGGTGAAATAGATTTTATTACGAATGGAGAAACAAGTATTGAAGTACCTTTTGGTTCTAACTTAATGCCTCTTGTTACTGGTATGGGTTGCTCTTTAACAGCAGTTATAGCTGCTTTTAGATGTGTCATTGAAGATTCTTTTGAAGCAACAAAATTAGCTACTCAATACTTTACGCTCTGTGGAGAATTAACTTCTTTAGAAAATAAACACCCTGCTTCTTTTAAAATATCTTTTTTGGATCAATTACATGCTAGCAACTTCAAACTTATGGAGAAGATAATATGAATTTAAATGAGGATAAGATAGTAAAGAAGCTAGCTAAAAACTCAAATGGATTTATTGGAGATGATTCTGCAATTCTTCCTAGTTTAGATAATGGACAGTATGTAATAACAAAAGATTTACTTATAGAGGATATTCATTTTAGAACTAGCTACTTTAGTGCTAAAAATCTTGCCCACAAAGCCCTTCATGTAAATTTAAGTGATCTCGCTGCTATGGGAGCAACACCAAAATACATACTATGTGGTATAGCAATTCCTGATAACAGTTCTATATATGCTCAAGAATTTTTAGAAGACTTACTTAAGCTCTGTATAGAAGAAAACATAATATTGATTGGTGGAGATACGACTAAATCTCCAGATAAAATTAGCATTAGTATAACTGCTATTGGGACTTGTAATCCTGAAAATATAAAATATCGAAACTCTGCTCAAAATGATGATATCCTTTGTGTCGCTGGTTTCTTAGGCTATGCTAGATTAGGGTTGTTTGCTTTAGAAAATAACTTAGATATCGGCGCATACTATAAAAATTTTTGTTTAGAGCCTAATGCAAAAATAAAAGAAGGACAATGGCTTAGTAAACATAAATCTATCACCAGCATGATGGATATTTCTGATGGTTTATATATTGATATCAAGAGACTTTGTGAATCTTCAGATGTCGGTGCCATAATTGATTTAGATAAACTAAATCTTGATCAACAATTTGTAGAGGCATGTAAGCTTTTAGAGTTTGATCCTACCCAAATAGCTTTATCTGGAGGAGAAGATTATAGTCTTCTCTTTACAGTTAAAGGCAATAAATTTGAGGAAATCTCAAATAGTTTTTTTAACACCTTCAAGTATGAATTAAAGTCTATAGGTAAAATTACTTCCTCTAAAGAAATTGTATTTAATAAACAAAATAAACCTATAGAACTCAAGCTAACGCCCTTTACTCACTTTGGAGAAAAATTATGAAATATAAATGTCTATCAATAGCTGGTTTTGATGGCTCTGGAGGAGCTGGATTACAAGCTGACCTAAAAACGTTTTCTGCTCTTGGATGTTATGGAATGACTGTTCTTACTGCATTACCTGTCCAAAATACTTGTGGAGTAAAAAATTGTTACGGTATTTCTTTAAAATGTATTGAGGAACAACTCGAAACAATTTTTGAAGATATCCGACCTGATGCTATAAAAATAGGAATGTTATTCACATCAGAAATAATAAATCTTGTAACTAACTTTTTAGAAAAAAATGCCAAAGGTATTCCTATAGTTTTAGATCCTGTAATGGTAGCTAAAAGTGGCGATCTCTTATTACAAAAAGATGCTATAAATATTTTAAGAGATAAACTACTTCCTATTGTAAATATAGTTACTCCAAATATCCCAGAAGCAGAAGAATTATCTAATTTGAAATACCTGTCTAAGGAAAAATTTGCAGAAGAAATCTTAAAATTTGTCTGTGAGGCCGTGCTTGTAAAAGGTGGGCATGAAAAAGGTGGTTTTGCAAAAGATTTATTTATGAATAATAAAGGAGAAAAGCATATTTTCACCTCTGAACGTATCGATTCCAAAAACACTCATGGAACAGGGTGTACCCTTTCAGCTGCTATTACAAGCTTTTTAGCGAAAGGTTATTCATATTTAGATGCCTGTGACGCTGCAAAAAAATATTTGCAGGGAGCTCTTTTAGCCTCAAAAGATATAAATATCGGCAAAGGCAATGGACCTGTACATCATTTCTATAGCTTATGGAATAAAGAAACTAACTAAGGAAAATTAAATGACTAAATTATCAGATAAAGCATGGAAGCATTGTGAAGATATTATTGAAGCTATACATAACCATCCTTTTAATAAAGAACTTTCTAAAGGCACTCTCAATATAGAAAAGTTTGCCTACTATATTGAACAAGATATTTTATACTTACAAGATTTTGCTAGAGCCTATGCAATAATTGCAGCAAAATCTCCTCTAGAATACGTAAAAATTTATCTTAACCACTCTATGGCTGCATTTACTGCAGAAGAAGAAATAATCCACGAATTTTTCAAAAAAACTTACAACCTTGCAGATACAGGAAAACTATCTCCTGCAACCCTAGCATATACAAGCTATCTAATAAAAATTGCTCATCTGAGCCTTTAGAAATTGCCGTAGCTGCTATGCTACCTTGTCCTTGGGTTTATTGTGAAGTAGGTAAAGCAATAGCAAAGAAAGCTGATAAAAATAATCCTTTCTCTAAATGGATAGATACGTATGCTAGTGAAGAATTTGAAGATATAGTTAATGAGGCTATTAGCATTTTTGATGACCTAGCTAATAAAGCAACTAAAGAGATACAAAATAAAATGCTTGATGCTTTCTATACTAGCACAGTATTAGAGTGGCATTTTTGGAATGATGCTTATGATAAAACTGAATTTGATAAAATATCTAATTTCTAAAGTCTACTTATGACTATTTAATTTATCTTCTAATTGAGACTGTGTTTTTACACCATGCATAGTTTCAACTTCTTTACCATTTTTAAAGATAATCATAGTAGGAATACTTCTAACTCTAAACTTAGCTGCAAGGCTTTGATTTTCATCAACATTTATCTTTACTATCACAGCACCATCATAATCTTTAGAAAGCTTATCAAGGATTGGCTCCTGCATTTTACAAGGACCACACCACTCAGCAAAGAAATCTACTAATACTGGTTTGCTACCAGCCTTTTCTAAAACTGTCTCAAAGCTATTTTCATTTGCTGTTATTACTTTACCTAATCCCATAATATACACCTTAATTTGTGTGTTGTTACATTTTATTATTTGGGGATAATATAACTGTTTTTCAAGACTATATTTACTCCTCTAACTTTATACCCTTAGTTTCTGGCATTCTAATCACTATTACCACAATAATTATAGAAACAATAACTCCATAAATACTTGGTGCCAAGTCTCCAAAGTGCATAACCAACAAACCTGAAATTAATGGTGCTGTCCCACCCAACAATGCATTGCTTATATTATATCCGGTTGCTACACCACTAAACCTTAAATGTGTAGGGAAAAGCTCATTAATAGTAACCACAAAAGTAGCTGTTGCTGCTGAAATTAGAAGCATTAATATTGCCATAATTACAATATCTGAAATAACAGAGTTTTCATAAACTATCACATAAAAGCTCGGATAAATTAATATTCCAACTAGACTACAGGAAAAGATTAAAACTTTTTTACGCCCTATTTTATCAGATACCCAACCCCAAATAGGTGCTGTTGAGAAATACGCAAAAGATGCAATCATCACAACAAGCATTGCCACATGTGTATCGTAGTGCAAATTATGTTCAAGGAATGATGGAACAAATGCAGAAATCATATAATAAACTATACCCAAATACCCTGCTAAAGCGAAAACTATAAATATTTGATAAGGGTATTCTTTAATAGCAGAAATTACTGGTGCACTTTCAAGTACGTGGTCTTCTTTTGCTTTTATATACTCTGGAGATTCATCTTGAAAAAATTGTAATACTAAAACAATAACCGCTAAAACCATTCCAACAATAAAGCCTATTCTCCACCCATAAGCAAACATTTGTTCCGTAGTTAATAACTCCGAAAGTAAGAAAACAGAAACCGTTCCTAAGAAAACTCCAAAACCTGAAAAGAAAGTTCCAAAAGCAGTTATCATCCCCCTTTTATTGTCTGGAGCCTGTTCACTTAATATAGCCAATACACCATTATACTCACCACCAATAGAGAACCCTTGGATCATTCTTGCCAACATAATTAAAACTACAGAAAAGATACCTAATGTCTGATATCCAGGAGTAAAAGCTATCATAGCAGTAGAAATAAACATTAGACCTACTGTAATAATTAATACTTTTTTACGTCCAACTTTATCGCCTAAATTACCAAAAAATATTCCACCAAGTGGTCTCATTAAATAACCTACAGCAAACATACCAAAGGTTTTAATAATGGCAACAGCCGGCTCATTTTCAGGAAAAAATGCAGCTGATATAAAAGTTGTAACATATGCAAATAACGCAAAGTCAAAGTATTCAACGCTTGTTGCAAATCCTGCACAAGCTATATTTCTAAAAGATATTTTTTTTTGCATTCTAAAAAGGTTTTAAGTAAATTTACCTAATAATAATTTACCTATTTTTTGCCAAAATAAAAAGCTACTTATTTATTATGCTATTATATTTACAAGATTATAAATCTTCTATTAATTAAATAAATGAGTAATTACAAACTTAGATCTAATAAAACATTATTCTCTCTTTTAGTTAGCTTAACCATTCTACTTTCTCCATGTATTTCAATTGCTTTTTCATCAGAGTATTTGGACGTATTAGCTTATCAGCAAAATGCTGTATCAAACATTCAATATGATACAAACGTATTAGGAAATGGAGCTGGTATTACTCAACGAGGAAATCCTGAGCAAGCTATAGAATCTCTGAAAGCTGCGATAAAACAAGTTGATCAAAATAGTTATAGATATTTCCAATTTAGCCTATCACTAGCAGCTCTACAAGTTTCAAACAACGATTTAGATGGCGCACGAAAAACTTATCAATCTGTTGAAAACCTAGGAAAACCTTTTCCACAAATATATATAGCGGCCTATTCTCTAGTATGGGATCCAGAGTCTTATGATGACAATATATCTTTGGTAAAAAATTCAGATTGGAATCAAACTCAACATTATATAGATGCAATAGAAACTGCAAAGAAAAATTTTACTCTTAAAATAAACACTAATCTAGATGATATAAAACTTCCTAATGATAATACTTTAATTATAGTGATATTAGGCTATGCATTAAATGAAGATGGAAGTATGGATAAAATACTTATTGATAGACTTAAGAAAGGTCTTGAAGCAAGCAAGAGATATCCAAATGCAAAAATTATTGTAAGTGGTGGTGCTGCTCAAGCTGGTGTTACGGAGTCATACCAAATGAAACAATGGCTAATAAAGCATGGTATAGATGCAAACCAAATAATAGTTGAAGATAAGTCAATAAGTACTGTTTGGAATGCTATTAATAGCATAAATATAATAAAAAGCTTAAATGCTCCTATAGAAAACTTAATATTAATTACATCTACAGCTCATATTAGACGTGCAACCTCAGTCTTTAATCAAGCAATAAATAATAATCTTTTACCTATAGCAATAGATAATTTATCCGCTAATGAAGATAATTATGATATAGACAACCCCATAAATGATCAAGAAAAAATAGCTATCCTAAAAGATACTTTGAGAACTGCTGGATTATGGCAAATGCCTGGCATGGTTATTTAGCTTTTATTTATTAGCTTGTATTCTTTTTGTATTTAAAATTAAAATAGCTAAAAATAGAACAATATATGATATATAAAATAAACTTACAAACACATATCCATACCCCTTACCAAGCAATAACATTACTACATAAGAAAGCATATATAAAGACACAAAAACTGTCATTAGAACAATTTTAAGGATATCATTTCTTAAAATGTTATAAACAATCGTCATAAAAATAAGCATCGTAAACAATGAATTCATTGAAAAGTTTATAACCTGATCTGAGACAGTAACAGCATCATAGATATTAATTAAATAGATATGAACAACACTTTTTATAAAAAATAATAAAATAATAAGACTCATAACAGAAATAACATTTTTAGAATAATAAAAAGCTGAAATTATAGCCGATAAACTCGAAAATCCTAGAAGAATTGAAAACACTCTTGTTACACTTGGGAAATCGTTTATATTAATAGCCACTATACTGCAAGCTATTAAACCAATTATTCCTACTATCGTAATTACTAATGCATTAATAATAAATATATTAACAACTTTTCTGCTGTTCTGTTTATAAAGCATTTCTTTATTAATTAGATGCTTAGAAATAAATCCACTCAAAACTATACTAAAAAAGAAACTTATTATTGAAACTATAGCTAAAAAACTATTAGTTATAAGAAATATTTTTAATAAACTGTCAACTTGGTATAAATAAATCCCATAATAACTTTTAAATATCTGAAAACTTATATAATGAGTTGAGATAAAAAGTAATCCAAAAACCATATAATAAAAGATTAGCTTATTATCGCTATATTTTGTCCAGATAGAAGGCACGATCAATATAGGAAAACAAAGAAAAAATACTCCTATAAAAGGAAAATTGTCACTCATAACATATACTATAGAATCTTTAAGCAATGCCTCATGAGTTAAATCTTGAGATATAACCAAAGTAAGCAAACCAATAACTACTAAAACAATAGGAGTTACTACAGATATAATTAGATAATTATTAGCCTTCTGCCTCTCTCTATTTGGTAAAATCTTTCTATTTATGCGAAATAAATTTATATACCAATAAACATAGATTATTAAGCTAATAAACCCCACTATAGTTATAAATTTTGAATTATACATCTTAAAAACCTTTTGTAAAAAAGAATATCTCTCTCAAATAATACAAAATTTATATGTAAAATACCTTATTTTTTAAAGCAAAATTTGTTTTATATAAAAAAAATATTAATAATATGTTAAATAATATATTTATTGAGGTTTGGCTTGTCTCTTATCTAATGCTGAAATATTCTCTAAAATTTGTGTCGCTTCTGCATCACCTGCTGCTTTAGCTCGCTTAAAATAGCCTATTGCTTTTTCTTTATTTGGCTTAACTTCATATTTGCCATTATAATAAATATCACCTAATGTAAGCATAGCTCTAATATTTCCATTATCGGCAGATTGATTCAAATACATTAATCCTTTCTTCTTATCTAGAAATAACTTAAACATCCCCATACCTTGTATATACAGGTAACCTAGCTTAAATTGAGCAATATTATTATTTTGTTTTGCGGCTTCTTCCCAAAGTTTAGTAGCTTCTGGCACATCATAGCTTCTAAAATAAAGATCTCCTAGAAAAACCTCAGCATTTACATCTCCATGCCTATATGCTTTTTCTAATATAGCTCTAGCTTTAGCCTGATCTCTTGGAACATCTCCAGCACCTGTAAAATATAGACTAGCCAAATCAACTGCTGAATTTTGGTAGTCTTTCTCTGTTAACTCTTCTAGTAAGGGAATAGCTTTATCATATTTTTTTTCAGCTATATATATATTGCATACATGATATTCAGCTTCATCTTTCGTATCTTTATCATAAAATGCTTTTGCAAGATAACTCAACGCATTAGCATTACTTTGCGGAACTCCCTTACCTTCTTGATACATTTCTCCTAACATCAATTCAGCTTTATGGTTTCCTTTTTCTGCACACTGTTTATATATCTCGAAAGCTTTTTTATGATCCTCAGGGTTAGTAGACTTAAAGTAATTATCTGCCTGTTTTAGTTGTTCATCCATATCTTCTTTAGATTGGCTAGATTGAATATTTGATTCTAATTGTTGCTTTTGTTCTAGAGGCTGTTCTAGTGGCTCTTTTACTGCTGGCATATTGTTTTCACTATCATTAGACTGTGATTCTATTGCTTGATCTGTTTGAGTGTCAATATCTCTACTAGTTCCAAATTTAAACTCTAAAATAATTGCCAAAATAACAATAGTCAAAGTACTAAGTAGTAGAACTTTCTTTAACCCATTTTTCTTATCCATAACAAGCTCCTAAACTAAAACTAGAATTTTCAATTATGTCTTATCTATATTATTCTTTTTCATCTTCAAATTCATCTATAAATTTCTGCGCTGCTAAAATTCTTTCTTTACAAAATTTATAGCTTTTAGAAGCTTGTTCTAGCAAAGGTGCCAATTCATCTAATAATGCTGGGTTATCTTGCCCATCTTGTAACTTTTCATTAATCTCTTCTAATATCTCATAATTCCTAGCAAATTTTTTACTCTGTGTTGCCATTTTTCACCTCCACATTTATCATCCCATCTGAATATACTATTACTAAATTCTTTTGTTTTTGTGCTTTTTCTTTAGTCGTTATAAACTTACCATCATTAGATTTAGTTACACTAAAACCCCTTTTCAAAGTTGGCTCTATAGAAACTGATAATATTTGCCTATATAAGTATTCTGAAGAACTGCCATAGTAATTTAGTATATTCTTTGAATAATTAACTAACTCTTTATATTGACCTATAACATTTTGATTATAGTATTTTAAGCTACTACTACTGTTTTCAAATATTCTTTTATATTCAGATTCTATGGTTTGAGAATAACCTTTAATTAATGCCTTACCTGTTGAAATTATAGTTTTATATTCATGATTTATTTTATTATCTAAATAATTTAGATAATTATCTAATTGAGATTTAAATGAATCATATTCATTTTCTAATTTTGCTTTATTAAATTTAACAAAATTTTTTGTCATTTTTATTATAGACTCATAATTATATTTAGCATCACTAGCATTATCTATAATAGCATTTGCAATATAGTTTATAACCTTAGATGGAGTATCAAAACTTTTAGTACATATATCATCTAGAACCGTATTATCTCTTTCATGCCCAATTCCTATAAAAACAGGCACTTTGGAATTACAAATAAGTCTTGCTGGTAAAATATTATTAAACCAATCTAGATCTGCTTGAGACCCGCCTCCTCTAATAAGAACAATAGCATCATAGTTGCTAACTCTTTTTGCTACTCTCCCAAAAGCTTTAGTTACACTTAAAGCACAATCTTTGCCTTGCATGAGAGCTTCATATATATCAAATTTACATAGTCCAAGAGTTTCTAGTTTCTGAGCTTCTTCAAAAAAGTCTCCTTTTCCAGCTGCTGTTGAGCTTGTTATAACTGCTATATTTGTAAAATCTAATGGTAACTCTAGTTCTTTATTTTTCTTGATAATACCCTCTTTTGTAAGAGTATCTAATATTTCTATTTTCCGAGCTTCTCTATCACCTAAAGTAAATGAAGGATCTATATCTACT
This region of Francisella frigiditurris genomic DNA includes:
- the thiE gene encoding thiamine phosphate synthase; translated protein: MKDALKLILVTNKQNQPISDYLELIKICATSGITSVQLREKTLSGHDLLLFGQKLKKLLDALNIPLIVNDNIELCLKLNAYGLHLGQSDGNIQKARELLGPNKILGLSTNNLEQIKIANNLPIDYIGVGSIFPTRNKPNIETIWGINNLKEAYKISKHPIVAIGGINNTNAKNVLQTGVYGIAAIEAFHNQNSKENYQNLRRIVDERKYA
- the thiM gene encoding hydroxyethylthiazole kinase, producing MKENMLKEIQKALYSLREKKPVVLNLTNFVTMDFVANSLLAVGAAPIMSQYEEELDELVSISSAIYINIGTLDNNFLNRITQAINSADRYKKPIILDPVGSGATQIRTTSAKKIANHASIIRGNASEIISLTDSLLFSKGVETANTINDAKPAAIKLANTYKSVIAISGEIDFITNGETSIEVPFGSNLMPLVTGMGCSLTAVIAAFRCVIEDSFEATKLATQYFTLCGELTSLENKHPASFKISFLDQLHASNFKLMEKII
- the thiL gene encoding thiamine-phosphate kinase; the protein is MNLNEDKIVKKLAKNSNGFIGDDSAILPSLDNGQYVITKDLLIEDIHFRTSYFSAKNLAHKALHVNLSDLAAMGATPKYILCGIAIPDNSSIYAQEFLEDLLKLCIEENIILIGGDTTKSPDKISISITAIGTCNPENIKYRNSAQNDDILCVAGFLGYARLGLFALENNLDIGAYYKNFCLEPNAKIKEGQWLSKHKSITSMMDISDGLYIDIKRLCESSDVGAIIDLDKLNLDQQFVEACKLLEFDPTQIALSGGEDYSLLFTVKGNKFEEISNSFFNTFKYELKSIGKITSSKEIVFNKQNKPIELKLTPFTHFGEKL
- the thiD gene encoding bifunctional hydroxymethylpyrimidine kinase/phosphomethylpyrimidine kinase; the protein is MKYKCLSIAGFDGSGGAGLQADLKTFSALGCYGMTVLTALPVQNTCGVKNCYGISLKCIEEQLETIFEDIRPDAIKIGMLFTSEIINLVTNFLEKNAKGIPIVLDPVMVAKSGDLLLQKDAINILRDKLLPIVNIVTPNIPEAEELSNLKYLSKEKFAEEILKFVCEAVLVKGGHEKGGFAKDLFMNNKGEKHIFTSERIDSKNTHGTGCTLSAAITSFLAKGYSYLDACDAAKKYLQGALLASKDINIGKGNGPVHHFYSLWNKETN
- the trxA gene encoding thioredoxin, which produces MGLGKVITANENSFETVLEKAGSKPVLVDFFAEWCGPCKMQEPILDKLSKDYDGAVIVKINVDENQSLAAKFRVRSIPTMIIFKNGKEVETMHGVKTQSQLEDKLNSHK
- a CDS encoding MFS transporter, whose protein sequence is MQKKISFRNIACAGFATSVEYFDFALFAYVTTFISAAFFPENEPAVAIIKTFGMFAVGYLMRPLGGIFFGNLGDKVGRKKVLIITVGLMFISTAMIAFTPGYQTLGIFSVVLIMLARMIQGFSIGGEYNGVLAILSEQAPDNKRGMITAFGTFFSGFGVFLGTVSVFLLSELLTTEQMFAYGWRIGFIVGMVLAVIVLVLQFFQDESPEYIKAKEDHVLESAPVISAIKEYPYQIFIVFALAGYLGIVYYMISAFVPSFLEHNLHYDTHVAMLVVMIASFAYFSTAPIWGWVSDKIGRKKVLIFSCSLVGILIYPSFYVIVYENSVISDIVIMAILMLLISAATATFVVTINELFPTHLRFSGVATGYNISNALLGGTAPLISGLLVMHFGDLAPSIYGVIVSIIIVVIVIRMPETKGIKLEE
- a CDS encoding YdcF family protein, giving the protein MSNYKLRSNKTLFSLLVSLTILLSPCISIAFSSEYLDVLAYQQNAVSNIQYDTNVLGNGAGITQRGNPEQAIESLKAAIKQVDQNSYRYFQFSLSLAALQVSNNDLDGARKTYQSVENLGKPFPQIYIAAYSLVWDPESYDDNISLVKNSDWNQTQHYIDAIETAKKNFTLKINTNLDDIKLPNDNTLIIVILGYALNEDGSMDKILIDRLKKGLEASKRYPNAKIIVSGGAAQAGVTESYQMKQWLIKHGIDANQIIVEDKSISTVWNAINSINIIKSLNAPIENLILITSTAHIRRATSVFNQAINNNLLPIAIDNLSANEDNYDIDNPINDQEKIAILKDTLRTAGLWQMPGMVI
- a CDS encoding tetratricopeptide repeat protein, which gives rise to MDKKNGLKKVLLLSTLTIVILAIILEFKFGTSRDIDTQTDQAIESQSNDSENNMPAVKEPLEQPLEQKQQLESNIQSSQSKEDMDEQLKQADNYFKSTNPEDHKKAFEIYKQCAEKGNHKAELMLGEMYQEGKGVPQSNANALSYLAKAFYDKDTKDEAEYHVCNIYIAEKKYDKAIPLLEELTEKDYQNSAVDLASLYFTGAGDVPRDQAKARAILEKAYRHGDVNAEVFLGDLYFRSYDVPEATKLWEEAAKQNNNIAQFKLGYLYIQGMGMFKLFLDKKKGLMYLNQSADNGNIRAMLTLGDIYYNGKYEVKPNKEKAIGYFKRAKAAGDAEATQILENISALDKRQAKPQ
- the xseB gene encoding exodeoxyribonuclease VII small subunit, encoding MATQSKKFARNYEILEEINEKLQDGQDNPALLDELAPLLEQASKSYKFCKERILAAQKFIDEFEDEKE
- the xseA gene encoding exodeoxyribonuclease VII large subunit, translating into MNESLKLSEFLELIKSTIEMGFGYQGFWVVAELSEWRKSGAHYYGELIEHDGISKYPIAKIRCNCWANVANSILAKFKSITGEHLKPDMKVLFKVAVNYHISFGLSLNVVDIDPSFTLGDREARKIEILDTLTKEGIIKKNKELELPLDFTNIAVITSSTAAGKGDFFEEAQKLETLGLCKFDIYEALMQGKDCALSVTKAFGRVAKRVSNYDAIVLIRGGGSQADLDWFNNILPARLICNSKVPVFIGIGHERDNTVLDDICTKSFDTPSKVINYIANAIIDNASDAKYNYESIIKMTKNFVKFNKAKLENEYDSFKSQLDNYLNYLDNKINHEYKTIISTGKALIKGYSQTIESEYKRIFENSSSSLKYYNQNVIGQYKELVNYSKNILNYYGSSSEYLYRQILSVSIEPTLKRGFSVTKSNDGKFITTKEKAQKQKNLVIVYSDGMINVEVKNGNTE